ACACGCGGCACAATTCCTTCTTTTTCATATTTCTCCACCGGTTCAAAGGAGGGTTCAAAACTCCGACCCAAAACGCGCGATAGGTCTTTAAAATCCAAAAGCAAAAAACCCGCGCGGTAAACATTGTGGTGATCCGATCCATGATACAACACCAACCAACCTACATCTGTTTTTATCGGTGGCGCGCCGGTACCAATCCGGCGTTCATCCCAAAGCCCCGGTCGCGTATGTGTCACTTTTTCGTGCCCGTCCCAATCAACCAAATCATCCGAATAGGCCACCCAAATATCCGGTGGCAAGCGATGCAAAATCGCAAACTTGCCATTTACTTTCTCCGGAAAAAGAACGGCGTCTTTATTATCCATCTCCGGCAAAATCACCCCATGCCTCGAAAAACTTTTAAAATCTTTAGTTACCGCCAGCGAAACACGTACCCGCCACGGCTGATCCGGACCAAGCCATGGAGGCAATGGTTCGCCAATCTTATATTTGGATGCCGCGGTGTAGGTCATATAAAATTGCCCGTCCACACAAGATAAACGAGGGTCTTCAACACCTTTTTCTTCAAACTCATTATTTTCATCAGATTCAAAAATTGGTTCCGTTGATCGATAATCGATGTGTTCACCGTTTTTTGTCCGAGCATAACCAAACCTACTAATGCCATCTTTGCCAATTGCGCGATAAACAAGATGAATTATCCCGTCTTTATCTTCGGCCGCCGCAGGATTAAACACCGCTTCCGACTCCCACCAAAGATCCGTGGGCTTTAAAATTGGATTTGAATTGGCACGCGTAAACAGGTCCGTCGCCTTCGACGAAAACGACTTAAATAAAATTCGCGCTGACCCAGTTTTTTTATCTGTTTTAAAGTTCGTAGTTTCTTCCATTTACATCTTCAGGATGCCACAAAAATAGTATTCTGAAAAACACGACATTACTACCTTGCTGTTACACAAACTTGACAAATAAATGTGCCTAGTGTATAAGAACTCCTTAATATATTTTTATTAAACCATCGGCATGAAAACATTACAGATGAAGAAATTGGAACAAAGCAAGAATCTACTTATTAGTGGGGCGTTTTCCATTATTTTGGCGTTATTTGCCTTTGGAGCAAAAGCAAATAACTGCACGGAAAACGTACTAAGCATCGAAAATGTTCTCAATGGGGTGCAAAACAATCAAATAAGCATTTCCTTAACACCGAACCTCGGCGAAAACACTGCTACTGCGGTAATCTCGAATCGTGCTTGTGGCACAATACCGGTTAGTCTTTCCTCTTATACGATGATTGAGCCATACACTACGCGTGTTTCAACACAAGTATTCTTTGCCGGATCGGCATTAACAAACGTCCTTCCGGGCGAAACAAAATCACTTACAGTTGCGATAGCGAATTGTGCCACGCAAGTTGATTTCTGGTACGGACAATTTCCAACCCATTTACAGGATAATCATTCTTACGCCGATGTGTACCTTGCGGCTATTTTGCCCCGATCTGGCAACTGGTGTCCCGTCGCTACTCCAACACCGACGCCAACACCCGTTCCCGCGGCCAAACAATGTGCCAACGGTATCGATGACGATGGTGACGGAAAAATAGATGTTGCTGATTCAAGTTGTCATACCGATTTCAATCCGGCCAACCCTGGGAGTTATGATCCAACTATCAACGACGAAGGTCGTGGTGGTAATGGCACTTGTAACGATTCCCGTGATAATAACGGCAATGGTTTAATTGATGGTGCTGACCCAATTTGTCACACGGATGGCAACGTGGGTAACCCAAATTCATACGATGGAAATCGTAATGAAACAGGAACAACCGTAACTCCAACTTCTACTCCTACTCCAACTTCTACTCCTACTCCAGCAAACAACGTTACAACAGTTACCGATCAAAAAATTACGGTTGTTGTCGCTGCGGATTCTTCCAAGAATGCAAAAGATAATATCGAATTTTCGAAAACTGATGATCGCGAAACGGTTAAACAAGGAGAAACTTTAACCTACAAACTCCGTGTTCGAAACAACAGGGACAACGACATTACAAATGTAAAAATTGTTGATCGCTTACCAAGCTACCTCATTCCATTTGCCACACAACCAACCGCACGCGCCGACGCAAAAAGCAGAACCATTACTTGGGACAACCAAACAATTTCCGCTAATTCCGAAGTAACATTCTCATTACGTGTAAGAGTCGACTTGGATGCCCCGAACGGCTATTTGATTCAAAATTCCGCCATTGTTAACGGTGACGGGATAAGAGGTAACGCGACCGATGCCACATTGATTCAAGGTATCGCCCCGCAAATTGCCAGCGCTTCAATCGCCCCAATCACGGCCGTACCGGTCACAGCCAAAACGGGATTACCTTTTGATACATTTTCAATGTTACTCTCGTTGTCTGGAAGTCTAGCTACAGCCGGAACGCTAATAACAAAACGCTTTATCTAAACGTCAGATTCAAAAAAAAGCACCGTCCGACAAAGGCGGTGCTTTTGTGTTATGGAGAAAGAGAAATGACTTTTTTTTCACATATAATAAACTCCAAATATGGCTTCATTGACATTTATTTGGTTTTGGTGTAGAATAACCCCTTATGTTTTCTACATCAGCAACCCTAATTCACGAAGAAAGAGGGCCGGTAGTCTCGGCAAACCTTTTTTTGACGATCTTGCCCATCATTCTTTTTGTGGCGTTTATTGCCGGTGCCACCACCTTTTTGTTTGGTCAAGACCCGCCCGCCACGACGAACGAAAGACACGCAAAACTCCCGGTTGCGGGCGATCGCTTTATCACCGGCAGTCAGTTGAAAGCGGTAGCCGGCATACCATTAGTCGCTTATGCCGCAAAACCGACTAATCCTCTCACAGCGGTCAGAACCGCTGAAGATGGTAATTGGGTGAGAATTCCCGCTCTGAAAGTAAACGTTCCCGTGTCTGAAGCCATGTCCATGCAAGACAAAGACGTTCTGAATACGCTCGCCACCGGTGTTGCCATGTATCCCAACGGCGTTCATCCCGGGGAAAACGGCAATGTGTTTATCGCGGGCCACAGTACCGGCGAACCATGGAAGGGGCCGTACCGTTTTGCATTTATGAATATTAACAAACTTAAACCTGACGATACAATTCTCATCGATTATAACGGCAATCGTTACACTTACGTGATTACCGACTCGCGCATAATTAATCCCCAGGATACGCGTTTCATCGAATCAACAGGATCCGCGCCCACTCTTTCCCTAATGGCCTGCTGGCCACTTTGGACCGCAAAAAATAGAATGATCATCGAATCGAAACTTGTGACAATTAACCCATTAATTATTATTAAATAATAATATGACAATTATTCAAAAAACTTTAACCGGCCTTTTTGTACTTATGTTGCTTTTTGATACTGCACCTGCTTTTGCGCAAAGCCCGGATCCATTTGGCAATCGCGCCCAGGCCGATACTTCTATTTCCTATAGCCCCCCGGCTATTTATGTGACAAAAATAAACCTAGAGCCAATATCCGCTACCAATGAAATTAAAGGGAAGTTTATGGTATGGAACAACGACAAAGAAACGATCGGCGGACTGCTTTATCGCATCGACTTACTTGATCCGCTTCCGGAACCCGATCCCAACACCGGCAGTGTGGAAGATAATTCAGCACTTTATGACCGTTTTGTTTCAAGCGACCAATTTTCGCTTTCGCCAAACGAACGAAAAGAAATCGCTTTCTCCTACAATCCGCCGGCATTACCGGAAGGAAAATATCGCATTCAAATTACCGCCACCAATTCCCGTGGTCGCGATATGGGCTGGTGGAACGAGGACGTTTCTCTGTCCAGTCAAAAAACGGGTTTTATTAAATTAGTTACGGGTCCATTGCTTTCGCCGGAATATCCTGACCGAAAATTCCCCTCACAAGCCGGACCAAATATTACGCCCGGAAAGTATATCAATCTAAATGTTTCCGCGCTAAATAATTTCGAAACGCCGGCAAATATTATTCCTGTCCTCTATATTTATGAGTTCGATATCGCGCGCGGTCTATTTGATAAAATTAAAATTCCTGCGGTAAAAATTCCTGCCGGCGATGCAAAAAATATCAGCTTTCCTTTACAAGTTGCATCCAAACCAGGTGTTTATTACGGCCTCCTGACACTTGAAGATTTCACTTCGAATCAAAAAGTATCTAATCTCGCCGAATACCGCTGGGTGGTAAAAGGCGAACACGCGGAAGTAATTTCGATGCGAATAATTAAAAACGCGACAAAAAAAGACCAAGAAATGATGGTGCGTGTCGATTTGGTAGGATCAGCCGATGCTTTTACAAAAACAAAAGTTGATCTGAATGTTGCCATCAAAGACAGCGATGGAATTGTCGGCAACATCGACGTCAAAAGCGCGGAACTGACGGATGGCGTCGCCACGACGCAAGGCCCAATTAAACTAACGCGCGATCTTAAGAATAACTCTGAAATTATTGCGACCATCAAAGATCAAAAAGGAAATCAAATTGATCAATATATTATTCCATTGACTGAAAATTCGACTCCCACAATACCACCAAAGTCTTACAAATCAATACAGATCGGGGTCGCAATAATTCTATTGGCTGGAGCGGGATTATATGGCATAAAAAACATTTTCAAGAAAATAAAAAAGATGTAATAAATATTTTAAATCGAGTTGACATAAATATCTAATTGTTGTCTGACATAAACATACCATTGACAAAAATAACCATATAAACTATGTTTATCCGTTAACTAATAATTATCTATATGACCGATTTAATCAAAGGACGGTTGCAAAAAACAGTACTGGTCGCAGGAATATTGCTTTTTGTAATCGGACTCGTCTCGTTTAACATTAATAACGCGAATGCCGCCGGTAGCGGTAATGGCATTGAAGTGCTTTCCCCTGTTACCGCAGGTGCTGTGCGTAGCAATTTTTGGAATTTTGTTGGTAACGCCCAACCGGTAGTACAAGTTTTTGTAAACCAACCGACGCATAACGCGCCGGCCGGCACTTACGAAAAGACCAATGTTCCCTACGCTTATCGCGTGGACTGGATCGCTTGCGCCAACAAATTTGCCGTCGCGCGTGCGATTGTCCGTTATGACAAAAATGGTGGCCGTCAATCGACATTACAAGGCGAAAACAGTAATTGGCAGGTACTCGAAGACAATGTGATCAATGATGTAAATTGTGGTGGTTACGCTTGTATTGCAACACGCAGTTTCTCGGGCAACTATAATCTCTCCGGGTTAGACGCAAGCGCCTGTAATACTACGATCCAATTCGTCGTCAAATGGAATTGGTCCGAATGCGGATTACGCGGCGACTACACACCGACCAGTTCTGTCGATGCCGGTGATGCCCTCATCGCGAAAGGTCAAGCGCACGCGGTCAACGTTTGGGTGAACTTTGTTTGCCCAACGCCAACGCCTGTCCCGACGCCTACACCTACGCCAACGCCGGTTCCTACACCTACTCCAACACCTACACCAACACCTACGCCTACGCCTACACCAACACCTACGCCTACGCCTACGCCTACGCCTACGCCTACGCCTACGCCGGTTCCTCCAACCCCAACTCCTACGCCGGTCCCACCGACACCAATGCCACAAAACAATGTGCAAGTGGTAACGGAACAAAAGATCGTTGTCGTTGTCGCTGATACGAAGAAAGAAAATAAGAACAATATTGAGCTTTCCAAGACGGATAATCGCGAAACGATTAAGCAAGGTGAAACTTCGACCTACAAAATCTCGGTGCGTAACAATCGCGATTCCGATATCACAAATGCTAAAATTGTTGACCGACTTCCATCTTATCTGATTCCCTTGTCCACAAAACCAAATGCTTCCACGAACGAATCAAATCGTACCATCACTTGGGACCACCAAACGATTTCCGCAAACTCTGAAGTAACCTACGCGGTAAAAGTCCGAGTCGCGCTCGACGCTCCAAAAGGTTACCTTCTGCAAAACGTCGTTATCATCAATGGCGATGGCATTCGCGCCACTGCGGTTGACACAACCCTCATTGAGGGAATTGTGCCCCAAATCGCCGCCGCGACGATTACGGCGCCAATACCGGTACCGGTCAGTGCGAAAACAGGACTACCGTTCGACACAATTTCAATGCTTCTTTCCTTCTCCGGTTCAGTCGCAACAGCGGGAACACTGATCACGAAGAAACTGATTAAGTAATTCGTCGTCTTTGCGAGGCCTTTCATGGCCGAAGCAATCTCCCGTTTCAAAGAACAACCCCGCGTAAATCGGGGTTGTTTTAGTTTATGATAATTTATACTTCCTTTACGCTAATTTTTAATTTGAAATTTGAAATTTTTAATCAATTTGAAATATCGTAATAGCTTAATTTTAAAAACGCGGAATTATTTCAAATTTATTTATTAAAAATTGATTTCAAATTACAAATTTTAAATTTCAAATTAAAACCATATAAATACCTTGCCGATCCTTTACTACTATTTTTACTACCAGAAACAAAGCGGGGAATGTCTATTTTGCCCGTTTCCATTGACACGCCGTGAAAGAAATCCTTGCCATATCCTGTACTACCTATAGAATTAAGCGCATCGTTCTTTCATTGGCGCAAATAATATTCGAATTACCGACAAAACTATTTGGGGGCGGGCTGTTGCTGGAAAAGAGATAATTAGAAACAAAGCAAGAACATCTATTTTTTAGACAGAGTGTTTTGTGTTCTAAGGGACCTCAACTTCAACAATAACCCCCGTTGCTGTACGAATTTGCGATGGTAGCTGGAGGGCTTGCGGAAAAAGATATTTTTGCGAGGGTAAATTGCTCTTTTGAGTTATATAGGCACATAAAGTCAAGGACGCTTGGCTTTTTGTGCTGTTCGTTCTATCTCATATTTTTACCAAATCGCGAACGGCTTGAGCAATTGTTTCTGAATCAATTCCGACTTTTTTTATTAAGTCTTGATAACTGCCTGATTCGCCAAATTGGCGTAATCCTAAACGGCGCAGTTTTCCGACATTGTTTTCCGCCATAACTTCCGCTACCGCCGAACCAAGACCTCCGTTAACACTATGATCCTCCACTGTCACGACACGGCCGGTTTTTCGCGCGGATATTAAAAGTGTCATTTCGTCCAGTGGTTTGATTGTTGGTACCGCGATCACTTCCGCATCAATGTTTTCTTTCGCCAAATTTGCGACGGCCACTAACACTTCTGCAACTTGCGGACCCGTGGCCACAATAGAAACATCTTTCCCTTCCTTTAACACATTCGCTTTTCCAATCACAAACTCGGCATCAGTTTTTGTAACCTGCGCCGTAGGTTCACGATACAAACGCAAATAGACCGGCCCCGGATAATTTATCGCCACCACCAAGGCTTTCTTTGCTTCGTTGTAATCGGAAGGATTAATAATCGTCATATTCGGCAACGCCCGCATATAAGCGATATCCTCCAGCGCGTGCGCCGACCCGCCGTCTGGCGCGTTGCTAACTCCTCCATGAGAGCCAACTATTATGACGTGCAAGCCACTTGAAAAAGATGAACTGCTATCTTCAGGGCCTGCCCCGCGCTGCGCCCTTCCGTAGCCTTGCGCGGAGGAGGGAAGCTTTAGTGAAGTGGGGTTCTGACAAATTTGCAAACGAATGTGATCAAATGCCCGAGTAAGAAAAACTGCGAATGAACCCGCAACCGGAATGTACCCACCCAATGCTAACCCGGCCGCCACGCCGGCCATATTTGCCTCTGCCACACCAGTATCAATAAAACGGTCAGGAAACTCTTCCATAATTTTTCCCATCTTCAAACTTTCTCCAAGATCTGCTGTAAGCGCAAAAATGCGCTCGTCTTTTTTCATTATTTCGTAAAGTGCCTCACCAAAAGCTTGTCGTGTAGAAAGAAGTTCCATAAAAATTATTTATCCATTAGTTCATTTTTTGCTTGCTCATACTGTTTTTCCGTTATTTTTCCGGCGTGCCAACTCGGATTGTTTTCCATAAACGACACACCTTTACCGCGCACTGTGTTTGCAATTATCGCAACCGAACGTCTATCGTCCTTTACATCCTCTACTTCCTTTAATGCTGACAAGATTTCGTCAAAATCATGCCCATTAATTTCCAGAACCCGCCAACCAAAAGCGCGATATTTTTCCGCCAGTGGATCAAGACTTGGCATTACCTTGTTTGTCGCACCATCAATTTGCATCCCGTTTTTATCAATAATCGCAATTAAGTTATTTAGTTTTAATTTAGGCGCCAACATGATCGCCTCCCATGTTGATCCCTCCTCTTGCTCTCCATCACTCATCATGACATAGACTTTTTGGCCAGTATTCTTGAGGCGTGCGGCCTGCGCCAAACCAATCCCGACGGATAATCCTTGACCTAAACTGCCGGAACTAATTTCAATTCCGGGCAAAGAACCACGGTGCGGATGCCCCTGTGCACCGGCACCAAGTTGTCGTAATTTTCCTAATTCTGTTTCCGCAAAATATCCAGCTTTCGCCAAAATAGCATAAAGCGCCGGGGCCGCATGGCCATTACTCATCAAAAAATAGTCGCGTTCATTCCAGTCCGGCCTTGCTGAATCATATTTTAAAATCCCGCCGAAATAGAGTGCGGTAAGAATATCCATCGTGGAAAAAGTCGAGCCCGGATGACCAGATCCTGCTTTATAAAGCATTTCCAGTGCACTCAAACGCAACTCTCTGGAAACTTCAGCTAATTCAGCTGCGCTTTTGTCTTTTTGTGGTTCCATGATGTTGTTATCATAGCTCATTCAGTGCATCCCCGTCATTTATCCCCGTCTCATCCCCACCTCGAAGGCCAACGCCCGTGTCGTCGTCTTGATCACCAACTGATTCGCCTGATAAGGAAGATACCCTTCTTTGGTAACGGTAAGGTTATATTTCCCGGGGGTAGTAAGGAGCATAAACTTGCCGGTGTCGGTAGTGGCTTTGGTGGTAAGGAGACGATTGGTGGTTGCGTCATAGAGACGGATGATCGCCAGTCCGATGCCTTCGGATGTTTCTTTGTCTGTCACAAGTCCCAGTGTTTGTTTGAACTTGTTTTTGATGATGATTTTGATCGTGGCAATGATGAGGTAGATAAAGAAGATAACGATGGAAGTGATTGATTTGGTACTGAAGAAGACGAAGGTGTTGATGGTGAAACCGAGCAGAATAACCGGCCAGGAGATGGCATTGAAGAAGGTTTCCAGATGGCTTAATCCTTTGAGCAGTTGCTGTTTGAGTTTGGAAGGAAGATCGGTGATCGGTTTGAGGGCAAGGACAAGGGCGATGACGGCTTCCGCTTTCACGGTGATGGCGGATCCAATGTAACGTTGTTCGGATTTGTTTGTCGCAAAGGATGATTGCTCGGTTGTTAATGTGTAGCCTTGGTTCACAATCCGGAAGAGATACTGTCCGGCCGGTAAGAAGGAAGCAAAGTAACCTTCTTTGTCGGTGTACTCCTGGGCTTTCACTTTGCCACCGGTGGCATCGATAATTAAGACAAGGGTTCTCGCTACTCCCGTACCGGTATAGAAATTAATCACTCTGCCCCAGCTTCTGCGCTTCTTGCCGATGGAGAAGATACCGGAGAAGAGATGGAGGAGGTATTGGAAGAGATACGGTAGGCTTTCAAATAAGCCGATGATACTGGAGACGGCAGAAAGGGCGGCGAGAACGGTAAGAACGGCGAGACCGGTGGTTGCCGCGTCCAGGATGCGGATATTTTTGTCCTGCATGAGGAAGCCGAAGAGACCTTTGAGCGGATTAAAATAAATTTCGGGAAGAGGCGGGAAGACAGTGGCGGGAAAGGGACTGGGGATAAGCTTTTTTATCAGGTCCGAAAGATTCGGAATGGTGATCAGTGGAGCAAGCGGGGTGGCGGCAGGAGTAGACCTTGGCGTCGGATATGTTATACCGACATTATTATTTCCACTGCCACTTGTTTCTGTTGTGGTGGTGGTTGGTGTCGACGTTGAAGTCGGCGTGGCTGGTGTTGTCAATGTTGTCTTCTTGGTCAGTTCCAGTGTCTTCTCGTTGCCATACATATCAGAGGCTTTGAGAATAAAGTAGTAGCCGGTAGCGGAGAGGAGATCGGTGACGGTGGTTTCTTTGGTGTCTTTGATAAGCAAGTTCTTGTCCGAGACACTGTTCCAACTGTCGTTACACTTCTTGGCGTTGCTTAAGGTTAGTCCCAGACAAATCTCATACTCGCGGAAGTTTGCTTCACCGTTGGGTGTACCCCAACTAAAGGAAACTTGGTTGTCTTTGATTGTTGTGGTGTTGAAGCCGGTGATTTGGGGGGCTCTTCCGTCATAGGCAAAGGAATCAGATGTATTTATCTCTCCGTCGGTGATGCCGTCGTACGGGGTAACTCTAAGGTAGACGCTTCCCAGTTCGGTTTCTTCCAGATCCTTGAAAGCGTCCCAGGTAACGATGAGATTGTTACTGCCTTCATCAGTATTGATAGAACTTAATTGTCTTAGATTGTCATTATTAAAGTCCGGTGTTCCACGTGTTCCTTCCACCTTCTTCACGGTGACTTTGGACCAATCTTTATTGTTTTTGGAGTACTCTAGTTTAAGACTGGTCTTTTGCAGATCACTGTCTGACACAGAGACTTTGAAAGAGACATAGTTGGTGCCGTCGGTCGATTCTTTAATCTCGGTAATATCGGTGGAGACGGGAGCGACGTTATCGGGAGTGAGATTGATAATGTATGTTTCTGTCATCACTGCCGATTCATTAGTGGCCGTGTCTACCGCCATTACTTTGAGGGTCAGAGAGGAAGTGATACTGATGGCGCCGGCATAAAGCGTGGAACTTGTTGTTGGAATATCTCCGTTGGTTGTGTAGTAGATGGCGCTACTGCCGGCGGAGGTAAGAGTGACGGATTGTGCTGCAGTGTATGTGCCTCCAATGGGGGTGGCAGATGGGACATCCGGATTGGTTTTATCGTATTTGATAATGAAGGTGCGTTCAGTTCCCCAAGTGCCCGCGCCGTTTTTCGGTCTGACGTGGAAGTAATTGGTGCCTTCAGTAATGGTGATACTGTCTATGTATGGATTGGCTGTGGTTGATTCGTCACCTGTGATGGTGCTTCCTGAACTGGCGTTGAGTTCGTAGTAGAACG
This genomic stretch from bacterium harbors:
- a CDS encoding transketolase, coding for MSYDNNIMEPQKDKSAAELAEVSRELRLSALEMLYKAGSGHPGSTFSTMDILTALYFGGILKYDSARPDWNERDYFLMSNGHAAPALYAILAKAGYFAETELGKLRQLGAGAQGHPHRGSLPGIEISSGSLGQGLSVGIGLAQAARLKNTGQKVYVMMSDGEQEEGSTWEAIMLAPKLKLNNLIAIIDKNGMQIDGATNKVMPSLDPLAEKYRAFGWRVLEINGHDFDEILSALKEVEDVKDDRRSVAIIANTVRGKGVSFMENNPSWHAGKITEKQYEQAKNELMDK
- a CDS encoding transketolase C-terminal domain-containing protein; this translates as MELLSTRQAFGEALYEIMKKDERIFALTADLGESLKMGKIMEEFPDRFIDTGVAEANMAGVAAGLALGGYIPVAGSFAVFLTRAFDHIRLQICQNPTSLKLPSSAQGYGRAQRGAGPEDSSSSFSSGLHVIIVGSHGGVSNAPDGGSAHALEDIAYMRALPNMTIINPSDYNEAKKALVVAINYPGPVYLRLYREPTAQVTKTDAEFVIGKANVLKEGKDVSIVATGPQVAEVLVAVANLAKENIDAEVIAVPTIKPLDEMTLLISARKTGRVVTVEDHSVNGGLGSAVAEVMAENNVGKLRRLGLRQFGESGSYQDLIKKVGIDSETIAQAVRDLVKI
- a CDS encoding glycosidase, whose amino-acid sequence is MEETTNFKTDKKTGSARILFKSFSSKATDLFTRANSNPILKPTDLWWESEAVFNPAAAEDKDGIIHLVYRAIGKDGISRFGYARTKNGEHIDYRSTEPIFESDENNEFEEKGVEDPRLSCVDGQFYMTYTAASKYKIGEPLPPWLGPDQPWRVRVSLAVTKDFKSFSRHGVILPEMDNKDAVLFPEKVNGKFAILHRLPPDIWVAYSDDLVDWDGHEKVTHTRPGLWDERRIGTGAPPIKTDVGWLVLYHGSDHHNVYRAGFLLLDFKDLSRVLGRSFEPSFEPVEKYEKEGIVPRVVFPEGLVLRGDELLMYYGGADKVVGLARGSLKKVIASLK
- a CDS encoding class E sortase — translated: MFSTSATLIHEERGPVVSANLFLTILPIILFVAFIAGATTFLFGQDPPATTNERHAKLPVAGDRFITGSQLKAVAGIPLVAYAAKPTNPLTAVRTAEDGNWVRIPALKVNVPVSEAMSMQDKDVLNTLATGVAMYPNGVHPGENGNVFIAGHSTGEPWKGPYRFAFMNINKLKPDDTILIDYNGNRYTYVITDSRIINPQDTRFIESTGSAPTLSLMACWPLWTAKNRMIIESKLVTINPLIIIK